A genomic stretch from Kribbella amoyensis includes:
- the galK gene encoding galactokinase has translation MSTFAEVFGTEPDGAWRAPGRVNLIGEHTDYNDGLVLPIALPNRIAVSASAREDGVVAVSSNGQEGVVEFTLDSLQPGSVPDWAAYPAGAAWVLREAGYGIGGANLLFDSDLPSGAGLSSSAALLCASAVALLGLRGIEVDPAEVARLAQRAENQYVGAPVGLMDQMASMCCTEGHALYFDIRAMTTDQIPFAPADDDLTLLVIDVKAPHRHVDGEYAARRRSCEQAAAALGVPALRSIELDQLDDALARLDDDVDRRRVRHVVTEIRRVEDAVALMRAGRLREVGPLFTASHASLRDDFEITVPELDVAVDTALAAGALGARMTGGGFGGCIIALVEAAAAEQVFAAIEKAFAEHGFRAPTSLAADPSAGASRVR, from the coding sequence GTGAGTACGTTCGCCGAGGTGTTCGGAACCGAGCCGGACGGCGCCTGGCGCGCGCCCGGCCGGGTCAACCTGATCGGTGAGCACACCGACTACAACGACGGCCTGGTGCTGCCGATCGCGTTGCCGAACCGGATCGCGGTCAGCGCGTCCGCCCGCGAGGACGGCGTCGTCGCGGTCTCGTCGAACGGCCAGGAGGGCGTCGTCGAGTTCACCCTCGACTCGTTGCAGCCGGGATCCGTCCCGGACTGGGCGGCGTACCCGGCCGGCGCGGCCTGGGTCCTGCGCGAGGCCGGGTACGGGATCGGCGGCGCGAACCTGCTCTTCGACTCTGACCTGCCCTCCGGTGCCGGGCTCTCGTCTTCGGCCGCGTTGCTGTGCGCGAGCGCGGTCGCGTTGCTCGGTCTGCGCGGTATCGAGGTCGACCCGGCCGAGGTGGCCCGGCTGGCCCAGCGCGCGGAGAACCAGTACGTCGGAGCCCCGGTCGGGCTGATGGACCAGATGGCCTCGATGTGCTGCACCGAGGGCCACGCGCTGTACTTCGACATCCGGGCGATGACGACCGACCAGATCCCGTTCGCGCCGGCCGACGACGACCTGACCTTGCTCGTGATCGACGTGAAGGCGCCGCACCGGCACGTCGACGGGGAGTACGCAGCCCGCCGGAGGAGCTGCGAGCAGGCCGCGGCCGCGCTCGGGGTACCCGCGCTCCGGTCGATCGAGCTCGACCAGCTGGACGACGCGCTGGCCCGGCTGGACGACGACGTCGACCGCCGCCGGGTCCGGCACGTGGTGACCGAGATCCGCCGGGTCGAGGACGCCGTCGCGCTGATGCGGGCCGGCCGGCTGCGCGAGGTCGGGCCGCTGTTCACCGCGTCGCACGCGTCGCTGCGGGACGACTTCGAGATCACCGTGCCGGAGCTGGACGTCGCCGTCGACACCGCGCTCGCCGCCGGGGCTCTCGGGGCCCGGATGACCGGTGGCGGGTTCGGCGGCTGCATCATCGCCCTGGTCGAGGCGGCCGCGGCGGAGCAGGTGTTCGCGGCGATCGAGAAGGCGTTCGCCGAGCACGGCTTCCGCGCGCCGACGTCGCTCGCCGCCGACCCCTCGGCCGGAGCCTCGCGGGTGCGGTGA
- a CDS encoding MFS transporter, whose protein sequence is MRTLWDVLLRRRDYRLVLGAGLVSLTGDWILKVGLAFHVYTLTGSTLASGGLLLASFGPLVVLGSVAGVFADRWDRRRTMIVTNVLHAVVLLPLLGVHDEGTLWLIYLVVLVQSCLQQFFRPAEQSLIPALVDPGQLVTANALNSQISDVARLVGAALGGGLAALGGLPLLAAADAATYVLATGLLLAVRHRSERKPIDRTGGVARKLRADWVEGLRICVAGPAMRLVFVFGLVTGVGEGAMSTLFAPFVSTELGGDGTQYGLILSSQAVGGIVGGLVAAAVGSRLRATWMWGVGAVLFGLVDLVLFLSPLVSDSLVPAFVCMVVVGVPGAFLVAGSMTVIQRLTDDTSRGRVFGALFAAEGVALLAGIFASGVLGDVVGIIPVLVFQGLGFLVGGLVVLGRRRTLVAAGADDVSPPLVRQPA, encoded by the coding sequence GTGAGGACGTTGTGGGACGTACTGCTGCGGCGGCGCGACTACCGGCTGGTGCTGGGAGCGGGGCTGGTCTCGCTCACCGGGGACTGGATCCTCAAGGTGGGCCTGGCGTTCCACGTGTACACGCTGACCGGCTCGACGCTGGCCTCCGGCGGATTGCTGCTGGCTTCGTTCGGTCCGCTGGTCGTGCTCGGCTCGGTCGCCGGGGTCTTCGCGGACCGCTGGGACCGGCGCCGGACGATGATCGTCACCAACGTCCTGCACGCGGTGGTCCTGCTGCCGCTGCTCGGCGTGCACGACGAGGGCACGCTCTGGCTGATCTACCTGGTCGTGCTGGTCCAGAGTTGCCTGCAGCAGTTCTTCCGGCCGGCCGAGCAGTCGCTCATCCCGGCGTTGGTGGATCCCGGCCAGCTCGTCACCGCGAACGCGTTGAACAGCCAGATCAGCGACGTCGCCCGGCTGGTCGGCGCCGCCCTCGGCGGTGGCCTGGCCGCGCTCGGCGGACTCCCGCTGCTCGCCGCGGCCGACGCGGCCACCTATGTACTGGCGACGGGGTTGCTGCTCGCGGTCCGGCATCGGTCCGAGCGGAAGCCCATCGACCGTACCGGCGGTGTCGCGCGCAAGCTCCGGGCCGACTGGGTCGAGGGACTGCGGATCTGCGTAGCCGGACCGGCGATGCGGCTGGTGTTCGTGTTCGGCCTGGTCACCGGGGTCGGCGAGGGCGCGATGAGTACGTTGTTCGCGCCGTTCGTCAGCACGGAGCTCGGCGGCGACGGTACGCAGTACGGGCTGATCCTGTCGTCGCAGGCGGTCGGCGGGATCGTCGGCGGACTGGTCGCGGCCGCGGTCGGCTCGCGGCTCCGGGCGACCTGGATGTGGGGCGTGGGTGCGGTGCTGTTCGGCCTGGTGGACCTGGTGCTGTTCCTGTCACCGCTGGTCTCGGACAGCCTGGTCCCGGCGTTCGTCTGCATGGTCGTGGTCGGCGTGCCCGGCGCGTTCCTGGTGGCCGGGTCGATGACGGTGATCCAGCGGCTGACCGACGACACCTCCCGCGGCCGCGTGTTCGGCGCGTTGTTCGCGGCGGAAGGCGTTGCCCTGCTGGCCGGGATCTTCGCGTCGGGCGTCCTCGGGGACGTCGTCGGCATCATCCCGGTCCTGGTCTTCCAGGGACTCGGGTTCTTGGTCGGCGGCCTGGTGGTACTGGGCCGGCGCCGGACGCTCGTCGCGGCCGGCGCCGACGACGTCAGTCCGCCGCTGGTTCGTCAGCCGGCCTGA
- a CDS encoding alpha/beta fold hydrolase: MVEETDLRLPDGRTLHVYDTHPGDDARMPVFWHHGTPNLGSPPEPLFEVGDWLGLRWIGFDRPGYGGSTVAPGRTMTSVARDLEFVADSLGIGDLTVVGHSGGGSYALGTAATLGDRVRAVVALAAIAPYAVDGLDWFDGMIPSGVATLRAAAAGREVKTEYEASGVEYDPEFTPADVALFSTSWGWLGTVVGPALDAGPYGQIDDDVSYVLPWGCDPAGITAPVMLLHGAQDRIIPPGHAEWLAANLGTAKLALHPDEGHISILRHAEDSLVWLRDRAGRA, from the coding sequence GTGGTGGAAGAGACGGACCTGCGACTGCCCGACGGGCGCACCCTGCACGTGTACGACACGCATCCCGGTGACGACGCCCGGATGCCGGTGTTCTGGCATCACGGCACGCCCAACCTCGGCAGCCCTCCGGAGCCGTTGTTCGAGGTCGGCGACTGGCTCGGACTGCGCTGGATCGGGTTCGACCGGCCCGGGTACGGCGGGTCGACGGTGGCCCCGGGCCGGACGATGACCTCGGTCGCGCGGGACCTGGAGTTCGTCGCCGACTCGCTCGGGATCGGCGACCTCACCGTCGTCGGCCACTCCGGCGGCGGCTCGTACGCGCTCGGGACCGCGGCCACCCTCGGCGACCGGGTCCGCGCCGTCGTCGCGCTGGCCGCGATCGCGCCGTACGCCGTGGACGGGCTGGACTGGTTCGACGGGATGATCCCGTCCGGCGTGGCCACCTTGCGGGCCGCGGCCGCCGGCCGGGAGGTGAAGACCGAGTACGAGGCGTCCGGCGTGGAGTACGACCCGGAGTTCACCCCTGCCGACGTCGCGCTGTTCTCGACCAGTTGGGGCTGGCTCGGCACAGTGGTCGGGCCGGCGCTCGACGCGGGACCGTACGGGCAGATCGACGACGACGTGTCCTATGTCCTGCCGTGGGGCTGCGACCCGGCCGGGATCACGGCGCCCGTCATGCTCCTGCACGGCGCCCAGGACCGCATCATCCCGCCGGGCCATGCCGAGTGGCTCGCCGCCAACCTCGGTACCGCCAAGCTCGCGTTGCACCCTGACGAGGGCCACATCTCCATCCTCAGGCACGCGGAGGACTCGCTCGTCTGGCTGCGCGACCGGGCCGGCCGGGCCTGA
- the galT gene encoding galactose-1-phosphate uridylyltransferase: protein MQTPRGARRTDTQLSDGRDLFYYDPADAPARVPLEDTRGLPEPKPQVDLRTDPLTGDVITYATHRNTRTYLPPADQCPLCATKPGNPTEIPDHDYNVAVFANRFPSFAGPGRTEVVCFTSDHDKSFTDLSQGQARLVVEAWADRTAELSARPDVEYVFAFENRGREIGVTLNHPHGQIYAYPFVPPRMRTLMARAREHQEVAGSNLFADVLAAERKEGTRVVAENGTWTAFVPEAARWPVEVHLYPHRQVADIAELTTEERDDFAELYLDVLSRFDGLYGDRLPYIAAWHAAPVRADRELGYLHLELLSIRRAADKIKYLAGSESGMGAFISDTRPEDVAETLRKVGS from the coding sequence ATGCAAACACCGCGCGGCGCGCGCCGGACGGACACCCAGTTGTCCGACGGCCGGGACCTCTTCTACTACGACCCGGCCGACGCCCCGGCCCGGGTGCCGCTCGAGGACACCCGCGGCCTGCCCGAGCCGAAGCCGCAGGTCGACCTGCGGACCGACCCGCTGACCGGTGACGTCATCACCTACGCCACCCACCGCAACACCCGGACGTACCTGCCGCCGGCGGACCAGTGCCCGCTGTGCGCGACCAAGCCGGGCAACCCGACCGAGATCCCGGACCACGACTACAACGTCGCCGTCTTCGCGAACAGGTTCCCCTCGTTCGCCGGGCCGGGCCGCACCGAGGTGGTCTGCTTCACCAGCGACCACGACAAGTCGTTCACCGACCTCTCCCAGGGCCAGGCCCGGCTCGTCGTCGAGGCCTGGGCGGACCGGACCGCGGAGCTGAGCGCCCGGCCGGACGTCGAGTACGTCTTCGCGTTCGAGAACCGGGGCCGCGAGATCGGCGTGACGCTGAACCACCCGCACGGCCAGATCTACGCGTACCCGTTCGTCCCGCCGCGGATGCGGACCCTGATGGCGCGGGCCCGCGAACACCAGGAAGTTGCCGGGAGCAACCTCTTCGCCGACGTCCTGGCCGCCGAACGCAAGGAGGGCACCCGCGTCGTCGCGGAGAACGGCACCTGGACCGCGTTCGTGCCGGAGGCGGCCCGCTGGCCGGTCGAGGTGCACCTGTACCCGCACCGCCAGGTGGCCGACATCGCCGAGCTCACGACCGAGGAGCGGGACGACTTCGCCGAGTTGTACCTCGACGTGCTGAGCCGGTTCGACGGGCTGTACGGCGACCGGCTGCCGTACATCGCGGCCTGGCACGCCGCGCCGGTGCGGGCGGACCGCGAGCTCGGGTACCTGCACCTGGAGCTGCTGTCCATCCGGCGGGCCGCGGACAAGATCAAGTACCTTGCCGGTTCGGAGTCCGGGATGGGCGCGTTCATCTCCGACACCCGGCCCGAGGATGTTGCCGAGACGCTGCGGAAGGTGGGTTCGTGA
- a CDS encoding GNAT family N-acetyltransferase, whose protein sequence is MKDREELVRRWQTGWSVSRGWTKVEDDHDGILTVRAGEDNRAMEYVVLDADDQPDRVDRAAELALAAGGGRGAGWITLATDDREARVDQLEDLGLEVQREQDWLMTIQLSEQPALQLNDRYALHTELESSPAVAGRASSDLIVTRATLHGGVVSSGRMAVVGEDAVADRIETDPAHRRRGLGSAVMASLVETAAAQGAKRGILIASIDGLRLYRSLGWKVIADIVIARSN, encoded by the coding sequence GTGAAAGATCGTGAGGAACTCGTCCGCCGGTGGCAGACGGGATGGTCTGTTTCGCGCGGCTGGACCAAGGTCGAGGACGACCACGACGGGATACTGACCGTGCGCGCGGGTGAGGACAACCGCGCCATGGAGTACGTCGTGCTCGACGCGGACGACCAGCCCGACCGGGTCGACCGTGCCGCCGAACTGGCTCTGGCGGCCGGCGGCGGCCGCGGCGCCGGCTGGATCACCCTGGCCACCGATGACCGTGAGGCACGCGTCGACCAGCTGGAAGATCTCGGGCTGGAGGTGCAGCGGGAACAGGACTGGCTGATGACGATCCAGCTGTCCGAACAGCCCGCCCTCCAGCTGAACGACCGGTACGCCCTGCACACCGAACTCGAGTCGAGTCCGGCGGTCGCGGGACGGGCGTCCTCCGACCTGATCGTGACCAGGGCCACCCTGCACGGCGGCGTGGTGTCCAGTGGCCGGATGGCCGTCGTCGGTGAGGACGCGGTGGCGGACCGGATCGAGACCGACCCGGCGCACCGGCGGCGCGGGCTGGGCAGCGCGGTGATGGCCTCGCTGGTGGAGACCGCGGCGGCCCAGGGCGCCAAGCGCGGCATCCTGATCGCGTCGATCGACGGCCTGCGGCTGTACCGCAGCCTGGGCTGGAAGGTCATCGCCGACATCGTCATCGCCCGCTCGAACTGA
- a CDS encoding DeoR/GlpR family DNA-binding transcription regulator translates to MSAAGNAEASRGRGGQLAAQRQATIVAEVNSRGAVTVAELVERFGVSDMTIRRDLDALDSSGLLHKVHGGATSVGLRSAHEPGFDAKLTQESTAKQAIAAEAARRVRPDSAIGIGAGTTTYALARQLLRVENLTVVTNSARIADVFHGNGRSDRTVVLIGGIRTPSDALVGPIATAALQSLHLDMLFLGAHGVDAEHGLSTPNLMEAETNRAFIAASREVVLVADHTKWGTVGLSTFATWDDLDVVVTDTGLPAAARKAMRDTGCELVVAS, encoded by the coding sequence GTGAGCGCAGCCGGAAACGCCGAAGCGTCCCGCGGCCGGGGCGGTCAGCTGGCTGCCCAGCGGCAGGCCACCATCGTTGCCGAGGTCAACAGCCGGGGCGCGGTCACGGTGGCCGAGCTGGTCGAGCGGTTCGGGGTGTCGGACATGACGATCCGGCGCGACCTGGACGCGCTGGACTCCAGCGGCCTGCTGCACAAGGTGCACGGCGGCGCGACCTCGGTCGGGCTGCGCAGCGCGCACGAGCCCGGTTTCGACGCGAAGCTGACCCAGGAATCCACCGCCAAGCAGGCGATCGCGGCCGAGGCAGCCCGCCGGGTCCGGCCGGACAGCGCGATCGGTATCGGCGCCGGCACCACGACGTACGCGCTGGCCCGGCAGCTGTTGCGGGTCGAGAACCTCACCGTGGTGACGAATTCGGCCCGGATCGCCGATGTGTTCCACGGCAACGGCCGCTCCGACCGCACGGTGGTCCTGATCGGCGGGATCCGTACCCCGTCCGACGCGCTGGTCGGCCCGATCGCCACCGCGGCCCTGCAGTCGCTGCACCTGGACATGCTGTTCCTCGGCGCCCACGGCGTCGACGCCGAGCACGGCCTCAGTACGCCGAACCTGATGGAGGCCGAGACCAACCGCGCCTTCATCGCGGCCAGTCGCGAGGTGGTCCTGGTCGCCGACCACACCAAGTGGGGCACGGTCGGCCTGAGCACCTTCGCCACCTGGGACGACCTGGACGTGGTCGTCACCGACACCGGGCTGCCGGCCGCGGCCCGCAAGGCGATGCGTGACACCGGCTGCGAGCTCGTCGTCGCGTCCTGA
- a CDS encoding serine/threonine-protein kinase — MLVAERYRLSAPLGRGGMGEVHRATDEVLGREVAVKLLLPSRLDPVATARFQREARAAAMVADQNVVAAYDFGRHDDGWFLVMELVEGRTLAEEVRQSGPLPSERAIAIVQQAAAGLATAHRHDIVHRDIKPGNLLLTADGTVKLTDFGIARFLEDTTTTLTATGQVLGTSYYLAPERAQGRPAGKASDMYALGCVLYHLLTGHPPFQADQPASVMYQHVATPPVRPSVLRPELGGPIEDLLLSMLAKDPAARPTAHEVATAELPAAVEGLPGPDDEPTMEFRQPPSMRRRLIAVAAALTVVVGSSSAVLLDSRGTRVPETANFAPPTQPAPKPSTTIPKPTGISKPKPKPTPTQSARVVGTTQRRTEAKPSVRKPSNQGKSAQHPSTSNGKAKGKHKNR; from the coding sequence ATGCTCGTTGCTGAGCGCTACCGGCTGTCCGCGCCGCTGGGCCGCGGAGGGATGGGCGAGGTGCATCGGGCCACCGACGAGGTGCTCGGACGCGAGGTGGCGGTGAAGTTGTTGCTGCCGTCCCGGCTGGACCCGGTGGCGACCGCGCGGTTCCAGCGCGAGGCCCGGGCGGCGGCGATGGTCGCGGACCAGAACGTGGTCGCGGCGTACGACTTCGGCCGGCACGACGACGGCTGGTTCCTGGTGATGGAACTGGTCGAGGGCCGGACGCTCGCGGAAGAGGTACGGCAGAGCGGGCCGCTGCCGTCCGAGCGTGCGATCGCAATCGTCCAGCAGGCCGCGGCCGGACTCGCGACGGCGCACCGGCACGACATCGTCCACCGCGACATCAAGCCGGGCAACCTGCTGCTGACCGCGGACGGCACGGTGAAACTGACCGACTTCGGCATCGCCCGCTTCCTCGAGGACACCACGACCACGCTGACCGCGACCGGCCAGGTCCTGGGGACCAGCTACTACCTGGCTCCCGAGCGGGCCCAGGGTCGTCCGGCCGGGAAGGCGTCCGACATGTACGCGCTCGGCTGCGTGCTCTATCACCTGCTCACCGGGCATCCGCCGTTCCAGGCCGACCAGCCCGCCAGCGTGATGTACCAGCACGTGGCGACTCCCCCGGTCCGGCCGAGCGTCCTGCGACCGGAACTCGGTGGACCGATCGAGGACCTGTTGCTCAGCATGCTGGCCAAGGACCCGGCCGCCCGGCCGACCGCTCACGAGGTCGCGACGGCCGAGTTGCCCGCCGCGGTCGAGGGGCTGCCCGGGCCGGACGACGAACCCACCATGGAATTCCGGCAGCCGCCCTCGATGCGCCGAAGGCTGATCGCGGTCGCCGCCGCGCTGACCGTGGTGGTCGGATCCTCGTCCGCCGTCCTCCTGGACTCGCGAGGAACGCGGGTACCGGAGACCGCGAACTTCGCGCCGCCGACCCAGCCAGCGCCGAAGCCGAGCACGACGATCCCGAAGCCGACGGGGATCTCGAAGCCGAAGCCGAAGCCGACGCCGACCCAGTCCGCTCGGGTCGTCGGGACCACGCAGCGCCGGACCGAGGCCAAGCCCTCGGTGCGGAAGCCGTCGAACCAGGGCAAGTCCGCCCAGCACCCGAGTACGTCGAACGGCAAGGCCAAGGGCAAGCACAAGAACCGCTGA
- a CDS encoding ArsR/SmtB family transcription factor has translation MSLESDPPESRRKRLLDDPLAIRALAHPVRLDLQALLGKHGPLTAADAARRLGISQALASHHLRQLAKYDFVEPAPGRDNRERPWRLVSTSQSWRSAHATPEGAAAADILEQLIAERALNNLADWQQRRSSEDDVWMDNAGIDQTGIYLTGEELAELEDQISGLLRRYVDERPIDDKSTRPPGSRRVDIVRIVTVSPADEDDDPAEDEQ, from the coding sequence ATGTCCTTGGAATCAGACCCGCCCGAGTCCCGGCGGAAACGGCTGCTCGACGATCCGCTCGCCATCCGCGCCCTCGCGCACCCGGTCCGGCTCGACCTGCAGGCCCTGCTCGGCAAGCACGGTCCGCTGACCGCCGCCGACGCGGCGCGCCGGCTCGGGATCAGCCAGGCGCTGGCGTCCCATCACCTGCGGCAGCTGGCGAAGTACGACTTCGTCGAGCCGGCGCCGGGCCGGGACAACCGGGAGCGGCCGTGGCGGCTGGTCTCCACCTCGCAGTCCTGGCGGAGCGCGCACGCGACGCCGGAGGGTGCGGCGGCCGCCGACATCCTCGAGCAACTGATCGCCGAGCGGGCGCTGAACAACCTCGCCGACTGGCAGCAGCGCCGATCGAGCGAGGACGACGTCTGGATGGACAACGCGGGTATCGACCAGACCGGGATCTACCTCACCGGCGAGGAACTGGCCGAGCTGGAGGACCAGATCAGCGGCCTGCTCCGGCGGTACGTCGACGAGCGGCCGATCGACGACAAGTCCACCCGGCCGCCCGGCAGCCGCCGGGTCGACATCGTCCGGATCGTCACCGTCAGCCCCGCCGACGAGGACGACGACCCGGCCGAGGACGAGCAGTGA
- a CDS encoding GNAT family N-acetyltransferase — translation MRFPEDVPVLTDGVITLRAHTPTDIDPAYEACQDPEMQRWTTIPVPYERQNAETYVTGIIPTGWREETTYAWAIEYEGRYAGTVDLRDTEGGTGEIGFAVSPWARGHGVMTRAVRLAVRHAFDVLGWRRVSWRAFVGNWASRRVAWKAGFRQLVKVRDGGLARGVRYDEWVASVTPDDELEPKTPWWDVPVLEGEKVRLRPLRPADAERVAEACNDERTLHWLAAMPSPYKLEDAQAFIENRIEVQASGECVSWAIADPVTDELLGNISVFDLQHRVDNTLGEVGYWAHPDARGRGVVTAAVALAIRHAFTPIDEGGLGRRRLILLAAAGNTASEHVAVANGFTRTGTDRATSPLRDGSYSDLIRFDLLVTDPVRTSSA, via the coding sequence ATGCGATTCCCTGAGGACGTCCCGGTGCTGACCGACGGCGTGATCACCCTGCGGGCGCACACCCCCACCGACATCGACCCGGCGTACGAGGCCTGCCAGGACCCGGAGATGCAGCGCTGGACGACGATCCCGGTGCCGTACGAACGGCAGAACGCCGAGACGTACGTGACCGGCATCATCCCGACCGGTTGGCGGGAGGAGACCACGTACGCCTGGGCGATCGAGTACGAGGGTCGCTACGCCGGCACGGTGGATCTGCGGGACACCGAGGGCGGGACCGGGGAGATCGGGTTCGCGGTGTCGCCCTGGGCGCGCGGGCACGGGGTGATGACGCGGGCGGTCAGGCTGGCCGTGCGGCACGCGTTCGACGTACTCGGCTGGCGGCGGGTCAGCTGGCGCGCGTTCGTCGGCAACTGGGCCTCCCGCCGGGTCGCGTGGAAGGCGGGCTTCCGGCAACTGGTCAAGGTCCGGGACGGCGGGCTCGCCCGCGGGGTCCGGTACGACGAGTGGGTCGCGTCCGTGACGCCCGACGACGAGCTGGAGCCGAAGACGCCCTGGTGGGACGTGCCCGTGCTCGAGGGCGAGAAGGTCCGGTTGCGCCCGCTCCGCCCGGCCGACGCGGAACGGGTCGCCGAGGCCTGCAACGACGAGCGGACCCTGCACTGGCTGGCCGCGATGCCGTCGCCGTACAAGCTGGAGGACGCGCAGGCGTTCATCGAGAACCGGATCGAGGTGCAGGCGTCGGGCGAGTGCGTGTCGTGGGCGATCGCGGACCCGGTGACCGACGAGTTGCTCGGCAACATCAGCGTGTTCGACCTGCAGCACCGGGTCGACAACACGCTGGGCGAGGTCGGCTACTGGGCCCACCCGGACGCCCGCGGCCGCGGCGTGGTGACGGCGGCGGTCGCGCTGGCGATCCGGCACGCGTTCACGCCGATCGACGAGGGCGGCCTCGGACGACGCCGGCTGATCCTGCTGGCGGCCGCCGGCAACACGGCCTCGGAGCACGTTGCCGTGGCCAACGGGTTCACCCGGACCGGGACCGACCGGGCCACCAGCCCGCTCCGCGACGGCAGCTACAGCGACCTGATCCGGTTCGACCTGCTGGTCACCGATCCGGTCCGGACCAGCTCGGCCTGA
- a CDS encoding hemolysin family protein encodes MNDTLLNILLIFVFVLIGGVFAAAEMALVSLRESQLKSIAQRGKRGETVAKVAANPNRFLSAVQIGVTLMGFLSAAFGGATLADGLSPHLQDLGLPPSVADTVALVLITVLISYVSIVLGELAAKRLALQRAETFALGLAPLVDRIASIARPVIWLLSKSTDLVVRALGGDPTANREVMTDEELRDLVSGHESLGEEERRIVDDVFEAGGRQLRELMLPRTEVDFVDAEMPAYKAVKFAAERPHSRYPVMNGSADDIAGFVHVRDLFDPAVASRSVRVGDLARDVLMLPDTAKLLPTLTEMRRRSTHLAIVLDEYGGTAGIVTLEDLVEELIGDIKDEYDEEAGETTRLRSGDVEVDGLLNLDDFADETGVELPDGPYETVGGFLAAQLGRVPATADEAEVGEHRLTVTAMDGRRVARVRVHQVRPADEPAAD; translated from the coding sequence ATGAACGACACCCTGCTCAACATTCTCCTGATCTTCGTCTTCGTCCTGATCGGTGGCGTCTTCGCCGCTGCCGAGATGGCCCTGGTGTCGCTGCGCGAGAGCCAGCTCAAGTCGATCGCCCAGCGCGGCAAGCGCGGTGAGACGGTGGCCAAGGTCGCCGCCAACCCGAACCGCTTCCTGTCCGCGGTGCAGATCGGCGTCACCCTGATGGGCTTCCTGTCCGCCGCGTTCGGCGGCGCGACCCTCGCGGACGGCCTGTCCCCCCACCTGCAGGACCTCGGCCTGCCGCCGTCCGTCGCGGACACGGTCGCCCTGGTCCTGATCACAGTGCTGATCTCGTACGTCTCGATCGTGCTCGGCGAGCTCGCGGCCAAGCGGCTCGCGCTGCAGCGGGCCGAGACGTTCGCGCTCGGCCTGGCCCCGCTGGTGGACCGGATCGCGTCGATCGCCCGGCCGGTGATCTGGCTGCTGTCGAAGTCGACGGACCTGGTGGTCCGCGCGCTCGGCGGCGACCCGACGGCGAACCGCGAGGTGATGACCGACGAGGAGCTCCGGGATCTGGTCTCCGGGCACGAGTCGCTCGGCGAGGAGGAGCGCCGGATCGTCGACGACGTCTTCGAGGCCGGCGGCCGCCAGCTGCGCGAGCTGATGCTGCCGCGGACCGAGGTGGACTTCGTCGACGCGGAGATGCCGGCGTACAAGGCGGTGAAGTTCGCCGCCGAGCGGCCGCACTCGCGGTACCCGGTGATGAACGGCTCGGCCGACGACATCGCCGGCTTCGTGCACGTCCGGGACCTCTTCGACCCCGCGGTCGCGTCCCGCTCGGTCCGGGTCGGCGACCTGGCCCGGGACGTGCTGATGCTGCCCGACACCGCCAAGCTGCTGCCGACGCTGACCGAGATGCGCCGCCGCAGTACCCATCTGGCGATCGTGCTGGACGAGTACGGTGGTACGGCCGGCATCGTGACGCTCGAGGACCTGGTCGAGGAACTCATCGGCGACATCAAGGACGAGTACGACGAAGAGGCGGGCGAGACCACCCGGCTGCGCAGCGGCGACGTCGAGGTGGACGGCCTGCTCAACCTGGACGACTTCGCCGACGAGACCGGTGTCGAGCTGCCGGACGGGCCGTACGAGACGGTCGGCGGATTCCTCGCCGCCCAGCTCGGCCGGGTGCCCGCCACCGCCGACGAGGCCGAGGTGGGCGAGCACCGGCTGACCGTCACCGCGATGGACGGCCGCCGGGTCGCCCGGGTCCGGGTGCACCAGGTCAGGCCGGCTGACGAACCAGCGGCGGACTGA